From Paramagnetospirillum magnetotacticum MS-1, one genomic window encodes:
- the ndk gene encoding nucleoside-diphosphate kinase — translation MAIERTLSIIKPDATRRNLTGKINARFEEAGLRFVAQKRVQLTKAQAQQFYSVHAERSFFGELVDFMISGPVVVQVLEGEGAVARNREIMGATNPANAAPGTIRADFAESVEANSVHGSDSAENAAIEIAYFFAGSEIVG, via the coding sequence ATGGCCATCGAACGTACCCTCTCGATCATCAAGCCCGACGCCACCCGCCGCAACCTCACCGGCAAGATCAATGCCCGGTTCGAGGAAGCCGGCCTGCGTTTCGTGGCGCAAAAGCGCGTCCAGCTGACCAAGGCCCAGGCCCAGCAGTTCTACTCGGTCCATGCCGAGCGCTCGTTCTTCGGCGAACTGGTCGACTTCATGATCTCCGGCCCGGTGGTCGTTCAGGTCCTCGAAGGCGAAGGCGCCGTCGCCCGCAACCGCGAGATCATGGGCGCCACCAATCCGGCCAACGCCGCTCCCGGCACCATCCGCGCTGATTTCGCCGAGTCGGTGGAAGCCAATTCGGTGCACGGCTCCGATTCGGCCGAGAACGCCGCCATCGAGATCGCCTAC
- a CDS encoding ABC-F family ATP-binding cassette domain-containing protein, giving the protein MLHINDLTFRYGGRTIFEAATVHIPAGQRVGLVGRNGTGKTTLFKLILGELHADGGEINMRPRARLGRLAQEAPEGEISLIDCVLAADTERTALFEEAENCHDGHRIAEIHERLTAIDAHSAPSRAASILSGLGFDSEAQQQPVSDFSGGWRMRVALAAALFANPDLLLLDEPTNHLDLEATLWLQSHLAVYPGTLVVISHDRELLNEVATRIIHLENGKLNGYGGNYDRFEATRRARMELQSKAFVKQQEQRKKIQSFIDRFKAKATKAAQAQSRVKMLERMEVVVPVVEDRGMSFDFPDPEELSPPIIAIDNGVAGYGEKVVLRKLDIRITMEDRIALLGANGNGKSTLAKILSGRMDLLGGQLRKPSKLKIGYFAQHQTEELRLDETPFDHMALLMKGLPEAKVRAQLGRFGFEQDRANVKVSSLSGGEKSRLLFALMSREAPHLMILDEPTNHLDIDAREALVSALNAYDGAVILISHDPHLIELAADSLWLVGDGAVRPFDGDLAAYRRLLLDQARDAKRSARKDAGADKSGDGAQRKADRKAAAGARAQLAPLRKAVQAAEKALEDLVKEQKALAAKLADPKLYQGPPAKVTELRRQEGDLARKVEAAELAWLCAQEELEAAQA; this is encoded by the coding sequence ATGCTGCATATCAACGACCTCACCTTCCGCTATGGCGGACGGACCATCTTCGAAGCCGCCACGGTTCACATTCCCGCGGGCCAGCGCGTCGGTCTGGTGGGCCGCAACGGAACCGGCAAGACCACGCTGTTCAAGCTGATCTTGGGAGAGCTTCACGCCGATGGCGGCGAGATCAACATGCGCCCGCGCGCCCGGCTGGGCCGCCTGGCCCAGGAAGCGCCCGAGGGCGAGATCAGCCTGATCGACTGCGTGCTGGCCGCCGATACCGAGCGCACCGCTTTGTTCGAAGAGGCGGAGAATTGCCATGACGGCCACCGTATCGCCGAGATCCACGAAAGGCTGACGGCCATCGACGCCCATTCGGCGCCGTCGCGGGCGGCGTCCATCCTGTCGGGCCTGGGATTCGATTCCGAGGCGCAGCAGCAGCCGGTCTCCGACTTTTCCGGCGGTTGGCGCATGCGCGTCGCCCTGGCCGCCGCCCTGTTCGCCAATCCCGACCTTCTCTTGCTGGACGAGCCCACCAACCACCTGGACCTGGAGGCGACCTTGTGGCTGCAAAGCCATCTGGCGGTCTATCCCGGCACCTTGGTGGTGATCAGCCACGACCGCGAATTGCTGAACGAAGTCGCCACCCGCATCATCCATCTGGAGAACGGCAAGCTGAACGGCTATGGCGGCAATTACGACCGCTTCGAGGCCACGCGCCGCGCCCGTATGGAGTTGCAGTCCAAGGCCTTCGTCAAGCAGCAGGAACAGCGCAAGAAGATCCAGTCCTTCATCGACCGCTTCAAGGCCAAGGCCACCAAGGCCGCCCAGGCGCAAAGCCGGGTCAAGATGCTCGAACGCATGGAGGTGGTGGTCCCGGTCGTCGAGGACCGGGGCATGTCCTTCGACTTCCCCGATCCCGAGGAATTGAGCCCGCCCATCATCGCCATCGATAACGGCGTCGCCGGTTATGGCGAGAAGGTGGTGCTGAGGAAGCTCGATATCCGCATCACCATGGAAGACCGCATCGCGCTGCTGGGCGCCAACGGCAACGGCAAGTCCACCCTGGCCAAGATCCTGTCGGGCCGCATGGACCTCCTCGGCGGTCAGTTGCGCAAGCCGTCAAAGCTGAAGATCGGCTATTTCGCCCAGCACCAGACCGAGGAATTGCGGCTGGACGAAACGCCTTTCGACCATATGGCCCTGCTGATGAAGGGCCTGCCCGAGGCCAAGGTCCGGGCTCAGCTGGGCCGTTTCGGCTTCGAGCAGGACCGCGCCAATGTCAAGGTCTCCAGCCTGTCGGGCGGCGAGAAATCGCGCCTGCTTTTCGCGCTGATGAGCCGCGAGGCTCCCCATCTGATGATCCTGGACGAACCCACCAACCATCTGGACATCGATGCGCGCGAAGCCCTGGTCTCGGCGCTCAACGCCTATGACGGCGCCGTCATATTGATCAGCCACGATCCCCATCTGATCGAACTGGCCGCCGACAGCCTGTGGCTGGTGGGCGATGGCGCGGTCCGGCCTTTCGACGGCGATCTTGCCGCCTATCGCAGACTGTTGCTGGATCAGGCCCGTGACGCCAAGCGCAGCGCCAGGAAGGATGCCGGGGCCGACAAGAGCGGGGACGGCGCCCAGCGCAAGGCCGACCGCAAGGCCGCCGCCGGGGCCCGCGCTCAGTTGGCCCCTCTGCGCAAGGCGGTCCAGGCCGCCGAGAAAGCCCTGGAGGATCTGGTCAAGGAACAGAAGGCGTTGGCCGCCAAACTGGCCGATCCCAAGCTCTATCAGGGGCCGCCCGCCAAGGTCACCGAACTGCGCCGCCAGGAAGGCGATCTGGCGCGCAAGGTCGAGGCGGCGGAGCTGGCCTGGCTTTGCGCCCAGGAGGAGTTGGAGGCGGCGCAGGCCTAG
- a CDS encoding sensor histidine kinase, with protein MPTGPAAAAAAPSSASRRTPGELRRNLRLMILVMFILLVGGAVGLLTELRSAAFEKAESATAGAAYLLEDNLGRALSTTDVIISRMVIVVQEHLAGRIASGELLRELASLEASLTQRGNLLVVDAKGDVVAANRPPRGGGTVNYAHRDYFTAHRNGAERVIGPMVLGTYSQAPVFTVSRRVVAPDGSFGGLVVVGVDARFFTDFYNTLGLGPSAYIGANTAGRIMLRQPHPEQYVGIPTPSNPVAAAAAVKPVGSLLVHSPVDGVDRVVSFRRLAQFNVMVSAGMAVEDILAPWRRTALIIVGAVLLVLLGLGGMALTTFRVIAREEGALASLEEMVRARTAEAELRADEARQANESKTRFLAAASHDLRQPLQAAGMFVEVLAGQVEDDPRKVKVVERLRQSIEATNSLLSTLLDVSALEAGKIKPNMVAFRVMPLLAGLVDQIEPEASAKGLAIGVVPTSLMVSSDPVLLERLLRNLLVNAVRYTETGRVLLGCRRRGDRVVIQVLDSGMGIPTDKVDAVFEDFVRLDNPAERSGSRGLGLGLGVVRRMAALLDHGLELRSVLGKGSCFGVVLPKA; from the coding sequence GTGCCGACTGGGCCCGCCGCCGCCGCCGCCGCCCCTTCCTCCGCCTCCCGCCGTACTCCGGGGGAGTTGCGGCGCAATCTGCGCCTCATGATACTGGTCATGTTCATCCTGCTGGTAGGGGGCGCCGTCGGCCTTTTGACGGAACTGCGCTCGGCCGCGTTTGAAAAGGCCGAATCGGCCACGGCCGGGGCGGCCTATCTTCTCGAAGACAATCTTGGCCGCGCCTTATCGACCACCGACGTGATCATCTCGCGCATGGTCATCGTGGTGCAGGAACATCTGGCGGGCCGGATCGCATCGGGTGAGTTGTTGCGGGAACTGGCCAGTCTCGAAGCCAGCCTGACCCAGCGTGGCAACTTGCTGGTGGTCGATGCCAAGGGCGATGTGGTCGCCGCCAACCGGCCGCCCCGGGGCGGAGGCACCGTGAACTATGCCCATCGGGACTATTTCACCGCTCACCGTAACGGCGCCGAGCGGGTCATCGGACCCATGGTCCTGGGGACCTACAGCCAAGCGCCGGTCTTCACGGTCAGCAGGCGGGTGGTGGCGCCCGACGGCTCGTTCGGCGGTCTGGTGGTGGTCGGGGTGGACGCCCGTTTCTTCACCGACTTCTACAATACGCTGGGGCTTGGTCCGTCCGCCTATATTGGCGCCAACACAGCCGGGCGAATCATGCTGCGCCAGCCACACCCCGAACAGTATGTGGGCATTCCCACCCCCAGCAATCCGGTTGCCGCCGCCGCCGCCGTGAAGCCTGTGGGAAGTCTGCTCGTCCATTCCCCGGTCGATGGGGTCGATAGGGTGGTATCCTTTCGTCGGCTGGCCCAATTCAACGTGATGGTCAGCGCTGGCATGGCGGTGGAAGACATTCTGGCGCCTTGGCGCCGGACGGCGTTGATCATTGTCGGAGCCGTCCTCTTGGTGTTGCTGGGCCTGGGTGGTATGGCGCTGACCACCTTTCGGGTCATTGCCCGCGAGGAGGGCGCTTTGGCCTCCTTGGAAGAGATGGTCCGCGCCCGCACGGCCGAGGCGGAACTGCGCGCCGACGAGGCCCGTCAGGCCAATGAGAGCAAGACCCGGTTTCTGGCCGCCGCCTCCCATGATCTGCGCCAGCCCCTTCAGGCGGCGGGCATGTTCGTGGAAGTGCTGGCCGGGCAGGTGGAGGATGATCCGCGTAAGGTCAAGGTGGTCGAACGCCTGCGCCAGAGCATCGAGGCCACCAATTCCCTGCTGAGTACCTTGCTCGACGTCTCGGCGCTGGAAGCGGGCAAGATCAAGCCCAATATGGTGGCTTTCCGCGTGATGCCGCTGTTGGCCGGGCTGGTCGATCAGATCGAGCCCGAGGCCAGCGCCAAGGGCCTGGCCATCGGCGTGGTCCCCACCTCGCTGATGGTGAGCAGCGATCCCGTCTTGCTGGAACGACTGTTGCGCAATCTGCTGGTCAACGCGGTGCGCTACACGGAAACGGGCCGAGTTCTGCTCGGTTGCCGCCGTCGGGGGGATCGGGTGGTGATCCAGGTTCTCGACAGCGGCATGGGAATTCCGACCGATAAGGTGGACGCGGTATTCGAGGACTTCGTGCGCCTCGACAATCCCGCCGAGCGCAGCGGAAGCCGCGGCCTGGGCCTTGGGCTGGGTGTGGTGCGGCGCATGGCGGCCCTGCTGGACCATGGCCTGGAACTGCGTTCGGTTCTGGGAAAAGGCTCGTGCTTCGGGGTGGTTCTTCCCAAGGCGTAG
- the rplM gene encoding 50S ribosomal protein L13: MKTFNAKPSEVVKKWVVIDADGVVLGRLASIVSMRLRGKHMPTYTPHVDMGDNVIIVNAEKVKLTGNKLADKRFYWHTGHPGGIKDRTMGQLLSGRFPERVIEKAVERMITRGPLGRQQMKNLRVYAGPAHPHEAQAPEVVDVGAMNPKNKR; encoded by the coding sequence ATGAAGACCTTTAACGCCAAACCGTCCGAAGTTGTGAAGAAGTGGGTCGTGATCGACGCGGACGGCGTCGTGCTCGGCCGCCTGGCCAGCATCGTTTCGATGCGCCTGCGCGGCAAGCATATGCCGACCTACACCCCGCATGTGGACATGGGCGATAACGTGATTATCGTCAATGCCGAGAAGGTCAAGCTGACCGGCAACAAGCTCGCCGACAAGCGCTTCTACTGGCATACCGGCCATCCCGGCGGTATCAAGGACCGTACCATGGGTCAGCTGCTGTCCGGCCGCTTCCCCGAGCGGGTCATCGAAAAGGCCGTGGAGCGCATGATCACCCGTGGTCCGCTCGGCCGTCAGCAGATGAAGAACCTGCGCGTCTATGCCGGCCCCGCCCACCCGCACGAGGCTCAGGCGCCCGAGGTGGTGGATGTCGGTGCCATGAACCCGAAGAACAAGAGGTAG
- the rpsI gene encoding 30S ribosomal protein S9 yields the protein MADLSSLADLKAASPVQAQPVHVRKVDAQGRAYATGKRKNAVARVWIKPGSGKIIINGRELPVYFARPVLRMIINQPFEAARVEGQFDVNCTITGGGLSGQAGALRHGISRALTYFDPAHRPALKAGGFLTRDSRVVERKKYGKHKARRSTQFSKR from the coding sequence ATGGCCGATCTCTCCAGCTTGGCCGACCTGAAGGCCGCCTCGCCGGTCCAGGCCCAGCCTGTGCATGTGCGCAAGGTTGACGCCCAGGGCCGCGCCTACGCCACTGGCAAGCGCAAGAATGCCGTTGCCCGCGTGTGGATCAAGCCCGGTTCGGGCAAGATCATCATCAATGGCCGCGAACTGCCGGTCTACTTCGCCCGCCCGGTGCTGCGCATGATCATCAACCAGCCGTTCGAGGCTGCTCGGGTCGAGGGTCAGTTCGACGTGAACTGCACCATCACCGGCGGCGGTCTGTCCGGTCAGGCCGGTGCTCTGCGTCACGGCATCAGCCGCGCGCTGACCTATTTCGACCCGGCGCACCGCCCGGCGTTGAAGGCCGGCGGCTTCCTGACCCGCGATTCGCGCGTGGTCGAGCGTAAGAAGTACGGCAAGCACAAGGCCCGTCGTTCGACCCAGTTCTCCAAGCGCTAA
- a CDS encoding sulfite exporter TauE/SafE family protein, with translation MPNIYLPIAEQSVGIFSLLAVGGGIGILSGIFGVGGGFLLTPLLIMLGIPPAVAVASGANQVLGSSVSGVFAHWRRRNVDVKMAVFLLVGGFAGSGVGVWLFALLKRLGQIDLVISLSYVGFLGSVGLLMLIETLMSMRAGAAGRPPGRRHVHHSWHGLPFRTRFPRSGLYISALLPLGVGAFGGLLAALMGVGGGFILVPLMIYILGMPTAVVVGTSLFQMIFVTANVTLLQAMTTHTVDLPLALILLVGGAVGAQFGSRLGERLGGEKLRLLLALIVLAVCAEMTGTLVVPPEDPFSIE, from the coding sequence GTGCCGAACATTTACCTGCCCATCGCCGAACAATCGGTGGGAATCTTCAGTCTGTTGGCGGTGGGCGGCGGTATCGGGATTCTGTCGGGCATTTTCGGCGTGGGCGGCGGTTTTCTGCTGACCCCCTTGCTGATCATGCTGGGCATTCCCCCGGCGGTGGCGGTGGCTTCGGGGGCCAATCAGGTCCTGGGCTCGTCGGTCTCGGGCGTCTTCGCCCATTGGCGGCGGCGCAATGTGGACGTGAAGATGGCGGTGTTCCTGCTGGTCGGCGGTTTTGCCGGGTCCGGTGTGGGCGTCTGGCTGTTCGCATTGCTCAAGCGCCTGGGACAGATCGATCTGGTGATCAGCCTGTCCTATGTGGGCTTTCTCGGCTCGGTGGGGCTGTTGATGCTGATCGAGACTTTGATGTCCATGCGGGCCGGTGCCGCAGGCAGACCGCCGGGCAGGCGCCATGTTCACCACTCCTGGCATGGGCTGCCCTTCCGCACCCGCTTTCCCCGTTCAGGGCTCTATATCAGCGCCCTGCTGCCGCTTGGCGTCGGTGCTTTCGGTGGGCTGCTGGCCGCCTTGATGGGGGTGGGCGGTGGTTTCATCCTGGTGCCGTTGATGATCTACATTCTGGGCATGCCCACGGCGGTGGTGGTGGGAACCTCGCTGTTCCAGATGATCTTCGTCACCGCCAATGTCACCCTGCTTCAGGCCATGACCACCCATACGGTGGATCTGCCGCTGGCCCTGATCCTGCTGGTCGGCGGAGCGGTGGGAGCGCAGTTCGGCTCTCGCCTGGGCGAGCGTCTGGGCGGCGAGAAGCTGCGTCTGCTGCTGGCCCTGATCGTCCTGGCGGTCTGTGCCGAGATGACCGGGACCCTGGTGGTGCCGCCCGAGGATCCGTTCAGTATCGAGTGA
- a CDS encoding ExbD/TolR family protein yields MFQEPSEDPDVMIDINTTPLIDVMLVLLIMLIITIPLQTHSVKLDMPQGPPPQATVLPEVARIDIDAQGVITWNGDKVADRADLEARLHQAAIAANPPEIHVRPHKAVAYAHVAGVMAAAQHQGVTKLGVVGAEQFLE; encoded by the coding sequence ATGTTCCAAGAGCCGTCCGAAGACCCCGATGTGATGATCGACATCAACACCACGCCGCTGATCGACGTGATGCTGGTCCTCCTGATCATGCTGATCATCACCATTCCGCTGCAGACCCATTCGGTGAAGCTCGACATGCCGCAGGGGCCGCCGCCGCAAGCCACGGTTCTGCCCGAAGTGGCGCGCATCGATATCGACGCCCAGGGCGTCATCACCTGGAACGGAGACAAGGTCGCCGACCGCGCCGATCTGGAAGCAAGGCTGCATCAGGCGGCCATCGCCGCCAATCCGCCGGAAATCCATGTCCGCCCCCATAAGGCCGTGGCCTATGCCCATGTGGCGGGCGTCATGGCCGCCGCCCAGCACCAGGGCGTCACCAAACTGGGCGTGGTGGGGGCCGAGCAGTTCCTGGAATAA
- a CDS encoding ExbD/TolR family protein yields the protein MAIHLGSAGDGDDEDCMMAAINTTPLVDVMLVLLIIFLITIPVVTHTVPVQLPKEANQPTITQPGNVTIAVDRTGGVWWNEDGLADRAALSARLDGAAAKLPQPEILIRGDKDVAYEHVGRVLAEAQKAGITKVSFITEPPPR from the coding sequence ATGGCCATTCATCTCGGCTCTGCCGGAGACGGCGACGACGAGGATTGCATGATGGCCGCCATCAACACCACGCCCCTGGTGGATGTGATGCTGGTGCTGCTGATCATCTTCCTCATCACCATTCCGGTGGTGACCCATACCGTGCCGGTGCAACTGCCCAAGGAAGCCAACCAGCCCACCATCACCCAGCCGGGCAATGTCACCATTGCCGTGGACCGGACGGGCGGTGTGTGGTGGAACGAGGACGGCTTGGCCGACCGGGCCGCCCTTTCCGCCCGCCTGGACGGCGCCGCCGCCAAGCTGCCCCAGCCGGAAATCCTCATCCGGGGAGACAAGGACGTGGCCTATGAGCATGTGGGGCGCGTCCTGGCCGAGGCCCAAAAGGCCGGGATCACCAAGGTCAGCTTCATCACCGAACCACCGCCGCGCTGA
- a CDS encoding MotA/TolQ/ExbB proton channel family protein has translation MIGNKTMRRVILAALPVLVSALPALAGHLEDGHAVARQVVDNPYGLEALWAQGDFVSKGTLLILALMSMASWYILVIKLVEQSRMLRHAKEAGAGFWKAASISDGARALAEDSPFRFVASSGMDAARHHDGSLTEKIDLNTWITMSIQRAVGDIVSDLQGGLAVLATVGSTAPFVGLFGTVWGIYHALTAIGIAGQAAIDKVAGPVGEALIMTAFGLAVAVPAVLGYNLLVRRNKLVAEKVRSFAADLHAVLLAGSGGSSGLRVVR, from the coding sequence ATGATCGGAAACAAGACCATGCGCCGCGTCATCCTCGCCGCCTTGCCGGTTCTGGTGTCGGCCCTTCCCGCCCTCGCTGGCCATCTGGAGGACGGCCATGCCGTTGCCCGCCAAGTGGTTGACAATCCATACGGCCTGGAAGCGCTGTGGGCCCAGGGCGATTTCGTGTCCAAGGGCACGCTGCTCATCCTGGCCCTGATGTCCATGGCGTCCTGGTACATCCTGGTGATCAAGCTGGTGGAGCAGTCGCGCATGCTGCGCCACGCCAAGGAGGCGGGAGCCGGGTTCTGGAAGGCGGCATCGATCTCCGACGGCGCCCGCGCCCTGGCCGAGGACAGCCCCTTCCGCTTTGTGGCATCCTCGGGCATGGATGCGGCCCGTCACCATGATGGCTCGCTGACCGAGAAGATCGACCTCAACACCTGGATCACCATGTCCATCCAGCGCGCCGTGGGCGACATCGTCTCGGACCTCCAGGGCGGGTTGGCCGTGTTGGCCACTGTCGGCTCCACCGCCCCCTTCGTCGGGCTGTTCGGCACGGTGTGGGGCATCTATCACGCGCTGACCGCCATCGGCATCGCGGGCCAGGCGGCCATCGACAAGGTAGCCGGGCCGGTGGGCGAGGCGCTGATCATGACCGCCTTCGGTCTGGCCGTGGCCGTGCCCGCCGTGCTGGGCTACAACCTGCTGGTCCGGCGCAACAAGCTGGTGGCCGAGAAGGTCCGGTCCTTCGCCGCCGATCTGCATGCCGTGCTGCTGGCCGGGTCGGGCGGTAGTTCCGGGCTGCGGGTGGTGCGCTGA
- a CDS encoding energy transducer TonB — MHAARQRPSSNRRLAGLAGVVALHAAAIYALANGLGHCAVEFLTAPMETKIVAELVKPTPPKVEQPPPPPKVVKPPPPAYVPPPRLRPQAPPPPAAITATTDVAPLAPPPPAALVAPSPEPVRETVKVAPALDQSRPCQPPQYPQSARRAGESGAVVLKFLIESDGAVLESLVDASSGFERLDEAARAALALCRFKPGTIDGRPERSWARIRYVWKLQ; from the coding sequence ATGCACGCGGCACGGCAGAGACCTTCTTCCAACAGGCGTCTGGCCGGACTGGCCGGGGTGGTGGCCTTGCACGCCGCCGCCATCTATGCCCTGGCCAACGGGTTGGGCCATTGCGCCGTCGAGTTCCTGACCGCACCGATGGAAACCAAGATCGTCGCCGAACTGGTCAAGCCCACTCCGCCCAAGGTCGAGCAGCCCCCGCCGCCGCCCAAAGTGGTCAAGCCGCCGCCGCCCGCCTATGTGCCGCCGCCCCGGCTGCGCCCCCAGGCGCCGCCGCCGCCCGCCGCCATCACCGCCACCACCGATGTGGCGCCGCTTGCGCCGCCGCCGCCCGCCGCCCTTGTGGCGCCCAGCCCGGAACCGGTTCGCGAGACGGTCAAGGTGGCCCCTGCCCTCGACCAGAGCCGCCCGTGCCAGCCGCCGCAATATCCCCAATCGGCCCGCCGGGCGGGGGAAAGCGGGGCGGTGGTGCTGAAATTCCTCATCGAATCCGACGGCGCGGTTCTGGAAAGCCTGGTGGATGCCTCCAGCGGCTTCGAGCGCCTCGACGAGGCGGCACGGGCCGCCCTGGCTCTGTGCCGCTTCAAGCCCGGCACCATCGACGGCCGCCCGGAACGTTCCTGGGCCCGCATCCGTTATGTCTGGAAACTTCAATGA
- a CDS encoding sialidase/neuraminidase family protein, which produces MKPRFLTLIITCLAAGSAWAADHKGHGPTLPPGCAAEETRLACAIQATPHFLGDGTLVLGWVAGGRVMAARSSDGGKSFEAAQALNKARETIDANADARLALASDSKGGVFVAWATRDKAYNGSLVLARSRDGAKTFLPPKPVASDPASQRFPALAVDGRDRLYIAWIDKRGAAAAKATGHPHKGGGLGLAWSDDGGESLAHEGVALPDICECCRIGLELSPDGRPVVLWRHIFEPNIRDHAVMVFADRDHPGPIRKVAEDNWRVDACPHMGPSMAVAADGSVHVAWYTAGTARKGVFFASAAGPDAAFSEPHLLGNAANAVSHPHLLAVAKRLWMAWKEFDGETTTVQAQSSDDSGRTWSAPRPLAQTRDSSDRPILVGDGKRAFLSWVTGAEGWRLLALD; this is translated from the coding sequence ATGAAGCCCCGTTTCCTCACCCTGATTATCACCTGCCTTGCCGCCGGATCGGCCTGGGCCGCCGACCATAAGGGCCATGGCCCGACCCTGCCGCCCGGCTGCGCGGCCGAGGAGACGCGGCTGGCCTGCGCCATTCAGGCCACGCCTCATTTCCTGGGCGACGGCACCTTGGTCCTGGGCTGGGTGGCGGGGGGACGGGTGATGGCGGCGCGCTCCTCCGATGGCGGGAAAAGCTTCGAGGCAGCCCAGGCTCTCAACAAGGCGCGGGAAACCATCGACGCCAATGCCGATGCCCGTCTAGCCTTGGCGTCCGATTCCAAGGGCGGCGTCTTCGTAGCCTGGGCCACGCGGGACAAGGCCTATAACGGCAGCCTGGTCCTGGCGCGGTCTCGTGACGGCGCAAAGACCTTCCTGCCGCCCAAGCCCGTGGCCTCGGACCCCGCCAGCCAGCGGTTCCCAGCCCTCGCGGTGGATGGGCGCGACCGTCTGTACATCGCCTGGATCGACAAACGGGGCGCGGCCGCCGCCAAGGCCACCGGTCACCCCCATAAGGGCGGCGGACTGGGTCTGGCCTGGTCCGACGATGGCGGCGAAAGCCTCGCCCATGAGGGCGTCGCCCTGCCCGATATCTGCGAATGCTGCCGCATCGGTCTTGAGCTTAGCCCCGACGGACGCCCGGTGGTCCTGTGGCGTCACATCTTCGAGCCCAATATCCGCGATCACGCGGTGATGGTCTTTGCCGACCGCGACCATCCCGGCCCCATCAGAAAGGTCGCCGAGGACAATTGGCGGGTCGATGCCTGCCCCCATATGGGACCAAGCATGGCGGTGGCCGCCGATGGCTCCGTCCATGTGGCCTGGTACACCGCGGGCACAGCGCGCAAGGGTGTATTCTTCGCATCCGCAGCCGGGCCGGACGCCGCCTTTTCCGAACCTCACCTGCTGGGAAATGCCGCCAACGCGGTGTCGCACCCCCATCTGCTGGCGGTGGCGAAACGCCTGTGGATGGCCTGGAAGGAATTCGACGGCGAAACCACCACGGTTCAGGCCCAGAGCTCCGATGATTCCGGCCGCACATGGTCGGCGCCCCGCCCCCTCGCACAGACCAGGGACAGCTCCGACCGCCCCATCCTGGTCGGCGACGGCAAGCGCGCCTTCCTGTCCTGGGTCACCGGAGCCGAGGGCTGGCGTCTTCTGGCGTTGGATTAG